ATGCTCGATATACTTGAGCAATTGGTCCAGGCCGTCGTCCCGGTTACAGGGGATCAATTGCGGGGGGTTCGGGAACAAGGCGTCATAGGCTTTGGCCAGCGATCCCGCCGCCGGCACGCCGCCCGATGGTTTACCCGCCAGCGGGTTGCCGCGGTAATGGCGCGACAAGGAAGCCAGGGCCAGTTCCCCCAGCGACCGCCGCTTGGAGAATACCAGAACCTGGCCGGTGCCTTCCTTTACGAAACCTTCCGCGCTTTGCAGCAGGAATTGGAAAGCCGGCTCGCCCGCGAAGGGATCGCAACGCAGCATCAGCAACTCCCCGCATCCCGCGCCCTGATGGATCTTGTTGAAGGTGGAGGAATACAAAGGCCAGCGCCATTTGCCCCGCAGGTAATCCTGGAACCAGTTTTCCAAGGCGCGCAAATCCTCGCGCGGAGCATGCCCGGAGTGTTCCTGGTTGTCCTCCGCTTGCGCGGTTTCCCGTTCCATCACCGCGCTCGCCGCGCTCTCGTATTGCGGTTCGCCCGTCTCGCTCCAGCTCTGCGATAGGCCCTGGATGTTGGAGGGCGGCGCGTAATTTTCGCCGAGCGGCCTCTCCTTGGGGCGCTTGGCTTCGAAGACCTCTTCGAATAAGGCCCCGATGGTCGCCTCCTCGCCCGGTTCCAACTCGCCCGAAGACGTCACCACCATGCTGTCAGGCGCGTCCGGCACGAAAATGCCCGGCAGGCCCGGCACTGGATCGAAAATCTTCCCCGTCACCGACGAGGTCAGGGCGAATCGCTTATGATCCTGCGTCGTCATCTTCTTTTCCAAGGCTTCCAAGAGCTTCTTGGTGGCTAATGCCAAGCCCGGTTTCGACAACGGCCTCCGGTGCAATGCCGCCGGCGCCCACAAGCGCACCGCCACCCCCGTCAGGAAATAATCCAGGCTATACCGTTTCGCGCCGATGCGCCCTAGGATCGATTCGATCTCATGCACGAAGTTGACCGCCTCGGAGGGATGCGTGCCGGGCGCCGTCATCTCCTGGATTAGTTCGGGTTTGAACAATAGGCAGAAACTCAAGGAATGCGCCCGCGCTTGATCCTGCCCGGAGAATTCCGCCAGGCTCCGGTCGAACTGGTTATAGGCCGCGCGCGTCGGGATCTGCGCTTGGTTGTACGCGAAATTGCTCAAGCAGAAATTGCACCGTCCCACTAACCCGCGACAGGCTTCCAAGAGAAAGTCGGGATCATTGAAGAAGCCGCGGCCCTCGATCTTGTTGGCCTTCGCGTTGACGAGCAGGATTTCCAGGTACGCCTTGCCTCCTTCGGAAAGGGGAACGAAGGTCTTGAGCAGATCGGGTTTGCTGAATAAGGATGAGTGCATGGGTATACCATTCTCCCGCCATCCGCGCGTTTTGGGTAGGGGTAGGCTGCGATCAGGCGATTTGGCTATCTTGGGAGCCGTGGTAACCCTCGGAATCGAAACCTCTTGCGACGAAACCGCCTGCGGCATCGTCGACGACGGCATGCGCGTATTGGCCAACGCCATCCACAGCCAGATCGATCTGCACGCGGTATACGGGGGCGTGGTTCCCGAAATCGCCGCCCGCGCCCATCTTGAAAAGATCGACCCCATCGTCCGCGCCGCCCTGGAGGCCGCGTCCCTCGATCTTTCCCAAGTCGATCAAATCGCCTTCACCCGCGGTCCCGGCTTGCTGGGACCGCTCCTGGTCGGCGCCTCTTTCGCCCGCGCCCTCGCGCGTTCCCTGGGCAAGCCCGTCGCCGGCGTCAATCATCTCGAAGGCCATCTCGCCTCCGCCTTCCTGGAGGCGCCTGATCTCGCGCCGCCCCTGCTCTGCCTGGTCGTCTCCGGCGGCCATACCGAATTCATCAAGGTGGATGCCGGGCTCCGCTACACCGTCCTCGGCAAAACCCGCGACGATGCCGCCGGCGAGGCCTTCGACAAGTGCGGCAAAATCCTGGGGCTGGGCTATCCCGCCGGCCCGCTGGTCGCCAAGCTGGCCGCCGGCGGCCGTCGCGACTTCCTGGCCCTACCGCGCGCCCTGGATCGGCAGGACAACTTCGAGTTCTCCTTCAGCGGCCTCAAGACCGCCGTCCTCCGGTACGTCCAATCCGCCGATCCGGACGCCATCCGAAACCAATTGCCCCATATTTGCGCCTCCCTGGAATCGGCCATCGTCGAGGTGCTGGTGAAGAAAGCGGGGCAGGCGCTGGACTGGGCAGGGTGCGATTCCCTGGCCGTGGTGGGCGGCGTTTCCGCCAATGCCCATTTGCGCGAACGCATGGCGGAAGCGGGCCGCAAACGCGGATTCCGCGTCGTTTTCCCTTCTCCCTGGCTCTGCGGGGACAACGGCGCCATGATTGCCGCCATCGCGCAATGGCGCGCCAACCATGGGATCCAGGTGACCGAAACGGCCGTAAACCCTTCCCTGACTTGGGCCTGATGGCTCTTGGGCGATTGACAATGAGCCCCCTCCAACCTATAGTATCTGTATCGCCCACCCGCCCGGAGGCCCTATGTCAGCCCTGAAGTTGTTTACCGTCGCCGCCGCTTTGGCCCTGGCCGTCGCCGCCCGGGCGGATGAGAACGACGTGCGCGCCGCCGCCGACAAGGTGAAGGACGCCAAACTCAAAGCGCACTTGATGGAGAACATCGACATCTTCGGGAAGTCCGATCTGCCGGCCATCTACATCTTCGCGCCCGGCTCGGACGGTTCCGAAGATCTGAAGGGCTCCATCCTCACGCGCGATTTCTCGCGCGATCCTTTCTTCATGCAAAACGTCGACCGGGAAGAGTTCGAATTGAAAGTGACCCTGCGGGAGATTTCCCCGGACGATGACGAGAAGAAAAAGGAAGAACAACAAGCGAAGCGTTAAGCGCCCCGCAACCGCGCATCGACCCGTTACTATAGACGCTTCACCGGATTTTCTTCCCGTCCTTATCCCACTCTTCGTTTTTGAGTTCCTCGCCTAGGCGATATTCGATCTTCTGGTTCAGCTTCCCGTCCTCGAACCAGCTTCGATAGGTGCTGTCCAGCTTGGTACCCGCATAAAAGCTCTCAGTCATGGTTTTCCCGTTCTCGAAAAAATGCCGATGGACCACCCTGCTTCCCACCGGCTTCTGTTCGACGGAAACCTTCCCGGACTCGAACCATTCATTCATCAGCGATGTTTTGCAACCCGCCCCGAGTTCGGTCTTGCATTCGGTACGGCTTTTGAGATTGCCGTTCTTGTAATAGCTCAGCTGGATGATGGAGTCGGCCTTCTCGACGTGGCGGAGAAGTAATTTCCCGGTCTCGTGGGAGTAGTCGTCGCGGACGGCGGTATCGTATAAGTAGGGCTTGCCCTGGCTATAGATCATGTAAAATCCGTTCAGGGTACCGATATAGGTTTCCGAGAAGTTGATGCAGACTTGGCCCCCGAAATCGTCCACATGGAAGACCCGATCCAGGGAATCCAGGAAAACGATGCTGTCCAGGTTCGCGTACTTGTAGATGTACCGGGTCGAGCGCGTCCCTTTGCCGTGCCCATGGAATTCCGTGAACACGGATCGGGAAGTGTCCGGCGCGATTTCCCACTTCGAAGCGAAATTCCCGAGCGAATCGTATTTGAATTTCGTGCCGATCAATTCGTATCCGGCCTCCGGAATGCCTTTGCAACCGCCCCTGAAATCGGAAGAATAAATCTGCCGGCCCGCGAGGTCGAACGCCGTGACGGCTAAATGATCGCCCTTGCTTTCGAATGTCGCCATCCTCTTTCCGTTGATAAGCAAGGGAACGGTCCTAGGGCCCACCGCGCATCCGGCGAGGAGGATCGTTGCGGCGAGAAACCGGGCGCTTCTTGTCAGTCCTTGCAGCAAGGCTTCAATCCTTCCTTCACCTGTTCGGCCAAGGTATCGCCGACCGAATTATAGCGGGCGACGTCGCCGCTATCGTTGATCACGAAAAACACCGGGACGGATCCGGTGCCGTACTTCAAGGCGAAATTCCGATCCGCATCCTTGAAGCAGGCGCCGGTCAGCTTCTCCTCCCGGATGAAACTGGTGAACTGGTCATCCGTATTGAATTTGATGCAGATGTTTATGCGCTCGTAGCCGAGGGAATCCAGGATTTTCCTGGCCTTTTCGATCTTCGGCATGGCGGCGTGGCAGTGGGGGCATACGGAAGACAGGTAGTAGATGGAGATGTTCTTGCCGCGGAAATCCGCGAGCCGTTTGGTATTCCCGTTGAAAGGCGTGAGCGCCAAACCGTAGTCGAAGTTCTTCATTTGCGTAACGGGTTCGGTCGGGCCCTTCAGGCGGGGAGCCGTCGCGCAACCGGAAAACAAAACGGCGATCATCATGGCTACGAGGATTTTCACAGGCAGGTTCCCTTCGGATGTCACGGTAGTCGGCGGTATACGAGCCTGCAAAAGATAAACCCCGCGGAGGAATTTGCTGTCGTGGCATCCGGCTTGGGGATTTTGCGGATGATTTGGTCGATGGCATCGTTCAAGGCCAAGGGATTCTCGATCATCGGAAAGTGGGACGTCCCCGGGATGCGGGTGAGTTCGTAGCCGTTGCGCGCTTGCCGGGCAAGCGCCTCCTCGTTGGTAGGCAGGTATTC
The Fibrobacterota bacterium genome window above contains:
- a CDS encoding TlpA family protein disulfide reductase, which translates into the protein MKILVAMMIAVLFSGCATAPRLKGPTEPVTQMKNFDYGLALTPFNGNTKRLADFRGKNISIYYLSSVCPHCHAAMPKIEKARKILDSLGYERINICIKFNTDDQFTSFIREEKLTGACFKDADRNFALKYGTGSVPVFFVINDSGDVARYNSVGDTLAEQVKEGLKPCCKD
- the tsaD gene encoding tRNA (adenosine(37)-N6)-threonylcarbamoyltransferase complex transferase subunit TsaD, with amino-acid sequence MVTLGIETSCDETACGIVDDGMRVLANAIHSQIDLHAVYGGVVPEIAARAHLEKIDPIVRAALEAASLDLSQVDQIAFTRGPGLLGPLLVGASFARALARSLGKPVAGVNHLEGHLASAFLEAPDLAPPLLCLVVSGGHTEFIKVDAGLRYTVLGKTRDDAAGEAFDKCGKILGLGYPAGPLVAKLAAGGRRDFLALPRALDRQDNFEFSFSGLKTAVLRYVQSADPDAIRNQLPHICASLESAIVEVLVKKAGQALDWAGCDSLAVVGGVSANAHLRERMAEAGRKRGFRVVFPSPWLCGDNGAMIAAIAQWRANHGIQVTETAVNPSLTWA